From the Lathyrus oleraceus cultivar Zhongwan6 chromosome 4, CAAS_Psat_ZW6_1.0, whole genome shotgun sequence genome, one window contains:
- the LOC127138622 gene encoding uncharacterized protein LOC127138622: protein MTANGSPPPRAPPTALPMKRFKFVWRFLLLSNLALGAFLFARAKRRDSMEIHRKKTAHRLPKAKATVEVPPELPTSSADLNYDDFLFPVTMPADVRAPIPEEQQREVFKWMLEEKRKMKPKDAMEKKQIDEEKDILKQFLRAKSIPKF from the exons ATGACAGCGAATGGGTCTCCTCCACCACGTGCACCTCCAACTGCGTTGCCCATGAAGCGCTTCAAGTTCGTTTGGCGCTTTCTCTTGCTTTCCAATCTTGCACTTGGAG CTTTTCTGTTTGCAAGGGCAAAACGGAGAGATTCAATGGAGATTCATAGAAAAAAAACAGCACATAGATTGCCCAAGGCCAAAGCTACTGTTGAAGTTCCTCCTGAACTCCCCACAAGTTCAGCGGACCTAAACTATGATGATTTCTTGTTCCCTGTTACAATGCCTGCCGATGTACGGGCTCCAATTCCTGAAGAACAACAGCGTGAAGTTTTCAAGTGGATGCTGGaagagaaaagaaaaatgaaaccaaagGATGCTATGGAGAAAAAACAAATTGACGAAGAAAAGGACATTCTTAAGCAGTTCCTGCGTGCAAAGTCCATACCCAAGTTTTAA